Below is a window of Camelina sativa cultivar DH55 chromosome 11, Cs, whole genome shotgun sequence DNA.
tcgaaactttatcCAAAGAGTTTACCAGTGCTCTATGACAATCTTCGTTTTCGTTGGGTCCTCAACCTCTGGCTCTGGCTCtggctcttcctcttcttccttctcaactGCTTCGTCTTCCTTCTTTCCCTTCTTCGCTTTTCCAGTCCCAATCGttggcttcttcctcttcgCCTTCTTCGGCGAGGCAACCTTCACCGGCTTAGGGGCGGATCCAGCCGCTTTAGCACCGTTTTGTTGAGTCTCACTTCGAGTTCGACGACCCAGGCTCCGAGTCACTCTAGACGACGCCGTCGTTAAAGGTTTCGCCTTTTCTTCTCCATCGGTCTTACTCTTTTTCGGCGGCATCGTacggacaacaacaacaacaacagcaagcaAACAGGGCTTGGTCGaaaacaatcttcttctccgttcGCAACTTTTAAGAACTTCTGAGTTCTGAtgttggtctctctctctctctctcttaccgCTCTTTCTTACCTTTTCGCTGATTGATTTGGATGAACGGTTGAGATTAATCCTCttgtgtttgcttttttaaCCTTCGAAAAGTAATCTGAATGAACGGTAGCGATTTAACTTACGAGGGTTAAAATGTTTGACTTTGACTGTTCGGTTGCACGAGCGACAAGTATGATCATCTCAATGTGGCTAGTGTTTTGCTTCTAAAGGCCACAACTACTTGCCGTTTTGATGTGGTGatagaatgattttttttaattccatttCCAGTTATTATAAAttgaaacctttttttgtcagatttgttaagaaatattgatttttggcttttttaatcagaaaaaaaaaatcaatattttttaacaaatctGACAAAAAATCTGTAAGTAACTTTAgtctttgtaaacttttttggctttttaaagctttttttggtcactaaaaacttttaaagagattttatttatcttaaatgatgattaaaatatatactgaaattaaaaatattctctaatctaaattttcaaaagaataaaaatttaatatatggCGACTGTTGAAAGTATATGAATTTAGCATCTAAAGAGACATTACTAATTTAATCGCAATACAAAGTTGCAAGTAAGATGCTAGCACGCTAATGCTTGTTaaccataaacaaaatcaaaaacaccaGAGcagttcttgttcttgtctgtGCACAGCAATATGAACGGTCCGAGTATTTATCACAAGGCGGATGCTTCGGTTAGGAGCTTAACAAAGACCAAACAGGAGGAGATTAGAGAGGATCCGAAAAGCCTTTCAAACCAGCGAGGTGTAGTTAGGGAAGAGGTACATCAGCCGGTTCAGAGTTTCAGGATTAAACTTCCGAGCAAATAGATAACACGGACGTTGCTCTCCTTTCCATAGACACGGCTTTACTGTCGTCACTTTCTGCATAGAGAATGTTTATGGATCAGTAACAGAAGAATCATGGTAATAATAAGAAGGCTCGGGTGCTTTACCTTTAAATCGCTTGTGACATGGTAAGCAAGTTGGATGGACTGCATATCAGATCAAAATCGCAAACTAAGATCGCAGATAAGAAAAATCTAACTGAGCATttagaaagagaagaacaagaggaACCTTGATTTTCCTGATGAGGTAAGGAGTGATGTCTCTTGCATTGTACAGTTTCGGATGCCATTTTCCCTCAGACCAATCGACATGTGTGACCGACCAGTTTGCTATTCCCTCTGGATCAATCATctgaaagaaagagatcatgAT
It encodes the following:
- the LOC104721704 gene encoding selenoprotein H-like; amino-acid sequence: MPPKKSKTDGEEKAKPLTTASSRVTRSLGRRTRSETQQNGAKAAGSAPKPVKVASPKKAKRKKPTIGTGKAKKGKKEDEAVEKEEEEEPEPEPEVEDPTKTKIVIEHCKQCNAFKTRAIQVKEGLEGAVTGCTVTLNPDKPRRGCFEIRKEGGETFISLLEMKRPFAPMKALDMEEVIENIIKKIK